One window of Dermacentor andersoni chromosome 7, qqDerAnde1_hic_scaffold, whole genome shotgun sequence genomic DNA carries:
- the LOC126533179 gene encoding kelch-like protein 10: protein MPVITVWKNSAQFQDLTPEELRAILEHDRLHAPDEVEDTFGAVLKWISADVDERKACLAKFLPLVRFARSSVPDFRESRHSPTSTGRRRQPEGDGRDPQDAHPAVHGGGRSCRRRPVPEAVAPASPAKGHSLPFRRLDSGREQQPVHVQLPRRQVARQERAVRCVQGQIYAMGGFDGHRRTNTVERYDVETNQWSMVASMNDVRSDASAAVAAGRIYIVGGFTGRAVLDTLECYDPSTNAWTRVATMASPSSGLKVVARRDALYIIGGYNGTARLSSMEQLGVNGARSSELPSMPHAKSNFAAVMLEGCIYTVGVFDASWA, encoded by the exons ATGCCCGTCATTACG GTGTGGAAGAACAGCGCCCAGTTCCAGGATCTGACGCCAGAGGAGCTGCGTGCCATCCTGGAGCACGACCGGCTCCACGCGCCCGACGAGGTGGAGGACACGTTCGGCGCCGTCCTCAAGTGGATCTCCGCCGACGTGGACGAGAGGAAGGCCTGCCTCGCCAAGTTCCTGCCGCTTGTGCGCTTCGCGCGCTCCTCCGTCCC AGACTTCCGAGAAAGTCGCCACTCACCCACAAGTACTGGGCGACGGAGACAGCCTGAAGGTGATGGACGTGATCCACAAG ACGCTCACCCGGCAGTCCATGGCGGTGGGCGTAGTTGCCGGCGTCGACCTGTCCCCGAAGCTGTGGCTCCCGCCTCGCCTGCCAAAGGACATTCTCTTCCTTTTCGGCGGCTGGACAGCGGGCGCGAACAACAACCTGTTCACGTACAACTGCCGCGCCGACAGGTGGCGCGTCAGGAGCGAGCAGTACGCTGCGTCCAG GGCCAGATCTACGCCATGGGAGGCTTCGACGGCCACAGGCGCACAAACACGGTGGAGCGGTACGACGTGGAGACAAACCAGTGGTCCATGGTGGCCAGCATGAACGACGTCCGCAGTGACGCCAGCGCCGCTGTAGCTGCAGGACGTATCTACAT CGTGGGAGGCTTCACGGGTCGCGCAGTCCTGGACACCCTGGAGTGTTACGACCCGTCGACCAACGCCTGGACCCGGGTGGCGACCATGGCCTCGCCCAGTAGTGGCCTCAAGGTGGTCGCCCGCAGGGACGCGCTCTACATTATCGGCGGATACAATGGCACTGCGCGACTTTCCTCCA TGGAGCAGCTCGGCGTGAACGGAGCTCGATCTTCAGAGTTACCCAGCATGCCTCACGCCAAGAGCAACTTTGCAGCCGTGATGCTGGAAGGCTGCATCTACACCGTTGGAGTATTCGATG CATCCTGGGCATAG